Below is a genomic region from Anaerolineae bacterium.
CTCTGGTCGCTGGCCCGGGGCATTCCGGTCCTGGCCGAAGGGGTCAGTTTGCTCAAAGAACCTCCCCAGGGGGCGGCACATTGACGTCCGGCGCAGCCACGCCCTGAGCCTCCATGGGGAATCATCGCACCATCTTCCCTCAAAGGATTGCCCCATATGGATCTGCAAGCCTTCACCAACAGCCGCTACGGTGTTGCTTTGGCACTCTTTCTGGCGCGCAGTTTGCCGCCCTGGGCGGGCTATTGGGTAGGCCGCCGACTGGCCAATTTGATCTATCGGTTCCGCCACTCGACCATCGTGCAGGCGGTACGGGTGAACCAGTATGTGGTTTCCAGGGGCAAACTACGCGGTGCCGCCCTGGAAGCGCGCGTGCGCCAAGTGCTCCACCACGGGGCTCGTTGCCAGTACGACTTCTACCATTACCTGGCCGACCCCCAGGCCATTCGGGCCAAAGTGCACCTCGACGAAAAGGCTCTCGACCTGATCCAACGCTCCCAAAAGGCCCAACGAGGCGTGGTCGTGGTGGCGCCCCATTTGAGCAACTTCGACCTGGGCATGCTGGCCATGGGCTACAGCGGCTTGCAGGCGCTGGTCCTGGCCATTGCCTCCCCCACCAGCGGCTACCAATGGCAAAACGAAATTCGCCAACGCAGCGGCCTGGAGGTGACCCCCATTGGCCCAGACACGTTGCGGGACGCCCTGCGTCGGCTACGCCAGGGGGGCGTGGTCGCCACCGGGGTGGACCGTCCGGTACCGGGCAAAAAAGAGACGCTCACTTTCTTCGGACGGCCGGCGGCCCTCCCTGTGGGCCACGTGCGCATGGCCATGGACGCCCAGGTACCCATTCAGGTGATCAGCATCTCGATGACGCCTGACGGGCAATACCACCTCCGCCTCTCCGAGCCCATCGAAATGGAACAAACAGGCGATCGCAAACGCGATATCCGGGCCAACGCCCAGCAGGTGCTGGCCGAGGTCGAAGCACACATCTGCCAACACCCGGAGCAATGGCTGATGTACTACCCAGTTTGGCCCGATGCTCTGCAGGAGCTGACATGAACGGAACAGGCTGGATGCTCCTCGGCGGGACGCTGTTCGTGCTGGGTCTGGCCCATCGTCTGCCGGTGGCGGCGCAGGCCGACACCCGCCTCTTCGTTCTCCTCCATCGCCCCCTGAGCCGAGGGCGCTGGCCTCGCTTTTTCCGTGTGCTCTGGCTGTGGGGCACCTCCCCACCCACCCTGGCCTTTCTCCTGGTGCTGGCGTGGCGGTTGAGGCCCTGGTGGGCCGCGCCGGCGATCTACCTGCTGGCCGCCGCCGGAGAGCGGGCCGTCAAGTTGACTTTGCGCCGACCACGCCCCTTCCGCGCTTTGCCCGAGGCCCACCTGCAGCAGCCGCGCGTGCCCCACGACCCATCCTTCCCCAGTGGCGATGCATTGCGGGTGTGGTTCCTGACGCTGACCCTCAGCGCAACGTTTCCCGGCCAAACCTGGTTGCCCCCGCTGCTCGCTCTCCTGGCCTTACTGGTCTCGCTGGGACGCATCGCCTTGGGAGCGCACTACCCCCTGGATGTGCTGGCCGGGAGCGGGTTGGGGCTTTTGTCCGGGGGCGCTGTGTTGTGGCTCCTGGGGATGGGATGATCCCCCGGGGAGCGCCCTGCCCCAGGGTTCAGATCCAACCCCCAAGTCCGGCAAACTGAACCCGTGGGAAACGAACCGTCCCCTGGGAGGGGACTCCTCCCAGGGGCTGTTGCTCGTTCCCCTCCCGGCATCAGGTTGCCTCTTCAGGAACGCCGACGAACACTTTACCGTTCTCGACGCGCACCGGGTAGGTGGCAATGTCCACCACGGCCGGCGGCGCGAGCACCTTGCCCGTGCGAATGTCAAAACGGGCAAAGTGGCAGGGGCAGATGATCTCGTACCCCTCCAGATCCCCTTCGCCCAGGGAACAATCCTCGTGGGAGCAGGTGTCGTCCACGGCGAACAATTCACCGCTCACATTGAAAAGCGTGATGAGAAACCCCTCGATTTCGAGCAGCAACCGCTCTCCCGGGGGGATCTCATCCAGAGAAGCTACCTCATAAAAAGTATACCGTGTCTCAGCCATGGCTCACTCCACCAAATCGTCGCTGACTTGCTCCTTGCTCAACCCATACACCCCAGCCTTGAGCACTTTCAGGGGCAGCAAAGCACACTTTAAGCGCACCGGGCCCAACTGAATGCCCAGCAAAGCGAGGATGTCCTCTTTGGTCAGGGCTTTGAGCTCATCCAGGGTTTTACCTTGAATGTGCTCCATGAGCAAATCGGCCGAGGCCTGGGAGATAGTGCAACCGTGACCATCGAAGCGGGCAGCCCGGACCCGCCCCTGTTCATCTACCTGCAGTTCGATATGGATATGATCCCCACAGGTGGGGTTGTCGTCTTCAAACACAATGTCATGGGGATCGAGGCGCCCACGAAACCGGGGATTTTTGTAGCGGTCGATGATCACTTCGCGGTACAAGTCTTCCATAAAAGCCTCCGAGGGGAAATTTAGCCAAACATCTCTTTGACCTTGTAAAGGGCATCCATCAGTTTATCTACTTCCTCCGGCGTGTTGTACAGATAGAAACTGGCGCGCGCGGTGGCCAGAACACGGAACTGCGCGTGCAAGGGCTGGGCACAGTGATGACCGGCCCGCACAGCAATACCGTAGTAATCCAGCACCTGGGCCACATCATGAGGATGGGCCTCCTCAAGCCAAAAGGCGAACACGGCGCCTTTGTGCTCGATATCCGGACCAAAGATGCGCAGGCCGGGCACCTCGCGCAGTCGCTCCAGAGCATAAGCGCCAATGGCGTGCTCATAGGCGGCGATTTTGTCCATGCCAATCGCATTCAGGTAGTCGATGGCCGCGCCCAGACCCACCGCCTCAGCGATGGGAGGCGTGCCCGCCTCAAACTTATGCGGCACTTCATTGGCCACGAAGGAGCGCAGTTCCACCCGCCGGATCATGTCGCCGCCCCCCAGGAAAGGCGGCATGGTTTCGAGCAAATCGCGACGGCCATAGAGCACACCCACGCCCGTAGGCCCCAGCATCTTGTGCCCCGAAAAGGCCATAAAATCTACACCCAAGGCCTGCACATCCACCGGCACATGGGGGACCAACTGGGCGCCATCCAGCAACACCACCGCCCCAGCCTCATGGGCCTGACGGGTGATCTCCGCCGCTGGGGTGATGACTCCCGTGACATTGGACATGCCGGAAAAAGCCACCATCTTGGGCTCCATGGCCAACAGGCGGGGCAAGGCGTCCAGATCGAGCAGCCCTTCCGGGGTGACGGGCATAAACTCCAGGCGAATGTCGCGCTCGGCAGCGAGGATCTGCCAAGGCACCAGGTTGGCGTGATGCTCCATTTCGGTGAGCAGCACCACATCGCCCGGTTGGAGGTTGGCGCGGCCCCAGGCATAGGCCACCAGGTTGATGGCCTCGGTGGCGTTGCGCACAAAGACGATCTCGCGGGGAGAAGCCGCGTTGATGAAGCGCGCCACCTTCGCCCGGGCTTCTTCATACGCCGCGGTAGCCTCTTCGGCCAGCGTATGGATGCCGCGATGGATATTGGCGTTGTGATGAAGGTAGAAATCCGCGACGGCCTCGACCACCTGGCGCGGCTTCTGGCTGGTGGCCGTGGAATCCAGGTAAACCAAGGGCACCCCAGGGCGCACCTCACGCTGCAACACCGGGAAATCCTGCCGAATGCGGGGCACATCAAGGATAGCGGAGAAATCAGGTTTGGGCATAGGGCCTCCTTTAGAAACCGTAGAATGCATCACACAGTGCCAGGTTGTGGATGTAGGCAATACAGTCCTCCAAAGTCACCTCTTCGATTTCTGCTCGAACCACCTCGGTTACTTTGACGAACAAACGCTCACCCAGAGAGTGCAAATAGGCCTGCGGCGAAAGCGGAACACCTCGGTGTTGAAGCATTTCAGCCAGCCGCTGGTAATAGGCTTGTTCCCACTCTTCTTCGGTGCGTGGGGCCGCCTCACGAATCCACTCGGAAACCGGGCCCACACTGCGCTTTTTGTTCAACCCCCAACGGTTGGTAGCCATGTTGAGAATCCACTCTTTAGCCATGTCTTCCATTCCCTCGTTGTTGCCGCTCCTGCCATAGCGTGGCAAAACGACGAGACAACCGGTGGGCTTCGCCGCTGGGTCGGGCCAGCCCCGCTTTCAACAAATAGGCATTGACGAAAATCCGATTCTTCAAATACACATAGGCTCGTACCTGTTCGGATTTCTCAACAGCGTGCTCGGGGGCGTCGAACTTGAGGAACACCTGTTTGCCATACAAATAACGCTGCGCATAAGCCGCAAACCCCTCGCTATCCGTGACCTCAACTCCCAACAGCCTTACCCGCAGGTCCGTGTCGAGGACCAGGGTCCCATCCGCCTCAGCACGGCGCACCCGATAAAGCGCCTTGGGGCCAAAGCGTAATTTATCTGGCGAGACCTTTGGTCTGGCATCCTGGATGCGAGGCGTATAATCCACCGGTGGCAAAGGGGGGTTTTCGTGACGGACTTCGAAACGCATATGCGGCCCAAACATGGGCGAAACCACGGCAGCCAGACGCTGCCGAATGACCTCCACAAAACGAGGATTGATTTCATACCCCACAGTATTTCGTCCCAAGCGTACCGCCTGCTCTAAAGTAGTGCCACTACCCGCGAAGGGATCCAACACCGTTTCGCCCACAAACGAGAACATGCGAATCAACCGCCGGGGCAATTCAGGCGGGAACACGGCTTCGTGCTCCACCTGGCGGGCCCCACCAAAGGCCCAATGAGCACTAAAGTAAGTTTTCCACTCCTCTTTGCTCAATTGGGAGGCCTCCTTGACCTCTGCAGGTACACGCAGGCTTCGCCCAGGCTTTTTGAAAAGGAGAATGTACTCGTAGTCAATTTCCACAATGCCATTCGGTGGGAAGGGATACGACCCCATGACCGTAGCCCCACCCGTAGTGTTCATGGTGGTGCGCTTTTGCCAGATAATAGCGCCCAGGTAATCGAAACCGATTTGCTCGCATTGAGCAATCACCTCGGCATGCAACGGGATGACCTTGTAACGCCCATAAACAACGGAACGAGCAAATTGATCGCCGATGTTGATGCATAACCGGCGACCTGGACGCAACACACGGAAAGTCTCGGCCCACACACGATAAAGGTCCCGCAAATACTCATGCAGGCTTTGCCCATAGCCCAACTGGCCCGGTACACCATAATCCTTGAGATGCCAATAGGGCGGCGAAGTGACCACCAGATCAATGCTGCTATCGGCCAGTTCGGGCATCACGCGGCTATCCGCCTGCACAATCCGAATTTCGAGGCTGCTCAATCTTCCTCCCGATAATACCGGTCTTCCCGCGTCCAGGAGAGGCCGCTGGGAGCGCCCTTAGATTTTACCAGCAGCGTCTGGTATACCTCGTGGCGCCCTTTCGCAAAATTGTGCGCCGACCCCGACATGAACAACCGCAATATGCGGTAGGTCGTCTCGTCAGCGATGCTCACCGCTTCTTCGTGGTGAGCATCTAGGCGGTGCACCCAGTGGCGCAGGGTAAGTGCGTAGTGCTCCCGCAGGCTTTCCACATCACGGACCTCAAAACCCACTTCCTGCGCCGCCTGGAGGGTCAGCCAGATGGGAACCAACTCCCCGTCGGGGAAGACCTAGCGATCGCTGAAAGTGCCTCGTTGCCAGGGGCGATTAGCGTTACGGGCGATAGCATGGTGAGGAACACGCTGCCCGGCTTGAGAAGGCGATACGCCTGCTGGAAGTACACGGGAAGCACCTCCTCGCCCACATGCTCGAACATGCCCACGCTGACCAGTTTGTCGAAAGCTTCCACTTCATCCATTTCGCGGTAATCGCGCAGTTCCACGCGTGCCTTGCCTTTCAGGCCCTCACGGCGGATCCATTCTTGCGCCCAACGATATTGGTTCTCGCTCAAGGTGATCCTCACCGCTTCTACACCGTAATGTTTGGCCGCATGGATGACCAGCGCTCCCCAACCGCAACCGATGTCCAACAATCGCTCACCAGGTTGCAAACACCACTTGCGGCAAATGTAATCCAGTTTCTACTCCTGAGCGGTATCAATGTCTTCCTCACCGGTGCGAAAGTAAGCGCACGAATAGACCATATTCCTGTCCAACCACAAGGCATAGAACTCACTGGGCACATCGTAGTGATATGCGGATAGCCTCCCGGTCGCGTTGGATGCTGTGCCGCTTGCCGCGCAAGCGGGCCATCCGCCAACGCCGGATTTCGGGCCTGAGCCGGCGATGCAACATGCGCAAAAGGCGAGCCTTTTCTCCCAAGCGATCGGCGACCGGGAACACGGCAAAGATATCTCCTTCGATGTTAAAATCGTCGTAGATGTACGCTTCCCTCAGTCTCAAATCGCTGGACACATCGCTGAACATCCGCCGCAAGGCGGCCGCATGTTTGAGCACCAATGTAAAGGCCGGGCTCTCGGTCTCGTCGGGCCATTCGCTTCCGTCCCAAAAACGCACGGCCAAGGGACGCGGGTACAAAGGGGCAAACAGAGCCTCCAAAAACTTTTGCGCGCTCTGCAGCTGAAGAGGCCCTGATCTGGGTAGCCATCTTTTTCCTCCTCTTTCCTCAACACTGCCGCGGTTCATAACAAATCCCCCACACGAAATATACCACCGCCCAGCGAAGAGTTCAACCAGTCGCCGACCGGGGCCAAGTAGTTCTTTTCCGCCAGGGGCACCCTCCCTTCCCACCGGGGGAAAGCACGCCAACCGAGAGCCACAAGCCGCGCCTGGCCTCAAACCCCATCAAGCCCACCACAACAATGCAAAGCAAGCCCTCCCCGCCGAGCCCCCACCTCCGGAAAGCCCGAGGCGGCCTGCTCCTGGTGGAGCAAGCCGCCCACACAGCCTCGCCCTCAGCCAATCAGGCCCAACTCCCAGCCCACCTTGTGGAAAACCTCCAGCACCCGGTCCAACTGGGCGTCGGTGTGGGTAGCCATGTATGAGGTGCGCAACAGGCTCCTGTTGGGCGGTACGGCCGGGGGCAGCACCGGATTGACGAACACCCCTTCCTCGAAAAGCCGTTTCCAGAGGAAGATGGTTTTCATGTCATCGCCCACGATGATGGGGACGATGGGCGTTTCGCTGTTGCCCGTATCCCACCCCATGGCGGAAAGTTCGCGCTTCATCCGGCGGGCGATCTGCCACAAGCGCTCCCGGCGCTCCGGCTCCTCTTTCATGATCTGTAACGCCGCCCGCGCTGCCGCCACATTGGCCGGAGGGATGCTGGCACTGAAAATCATCGAGCGACCAAAATGCTGGATGTAATGCACCACATCCGCATCCCCCGCGATGAAGCCGCCCAACGAGGCGAAGGACTTGCTGAAGGTGCTCATGATAAGGTCCATCTCATCGGTCAGGCCAAAATGGGCCGCGGTGCCGTTCCCTTGAGGGCCCAGGACGCCCATGCTGTGCGCGTCGTCCACCATCAGGCGGGCGCCGTACTTGCGGCAAAGACGCACCAACTCCGGTAGCGGGGCAATATCGCCGCCCATGCTGTACACGCCATCCACCACCACCAGACGCCCATGCTCTGGATTAGCTTTCTGGAGCACCCGCTCCAGATCGGCCATGTCGTTGTGCCTGAAGCGCAGAATCCGCCCTTGAGAGAGCACCGAGCCATCCACGATGCTGGCGTGGTCGTCCCGGTCCAGGATCACGGTATCGTGCCGTCCGACCAGCCCCTGAATGGTGCCCAAATTCGTCTGGTAGCCTGTGCTGAACACCAAAGCCGCCTCTTTGCCCACGAAATCGGCCAATTCCTCTTCCAGTTCCTTATGCAACCGCAGCGTGCCGTTGAGGAAGCGGGAACCGGTGTTCGAGGTGCCGTACTTGCGGATGGCTTCGATGGCCGCTTCGCGCACCTTGGGGTGCGTGGTCAACCCCAGGTAATTGTTGGAGCCACACATGATCAGCCGATGACCTTTGTAGGTCACTTCGGTGCCTTCGTTTTCGTCCAGGGGGATGAAGTAGGGATAATACCCGGCGGCCATGGCCTCCTTGGCCTCGGTAAACTCGGCCACTTTGGCGAACAAATCCACACCAGGCCAGGAAGATGAATGCGTCATCATTCCACCTCCTCGATTGCAGGATGAGCCCCGGACATGAAACGTTTGCTGTATATGATACCGTAAAACGCGAATTTTTTCGCCTCTTTCGGATCATGGCGAGGGATTTGGGCTACGGCACGCTCGCATGCTTGGATCCCATCCTCTGCATGCTCCCGGATTTTCTTACTTCAACTTCGGATTCGTGACGCAAAAACCGCGACCCCTGGCGCTTTCCAGGGGCCGCGGGGGAACGATCACTTCCGTCGTCGGCGCCGCCGCGCCGGACGAATTTGCTTCGAGTGCTGCGGGCACCAAAGCACTCGATCCGGGACCATCCAGCCGTCGGTCAGATAGACATTGCGCTGAAACTGCACGGCCACCATCTTTTCATCCGCCTGCACCACAACCCCCTCCAGCCAGCCCCGAGTGCGTTGTCCCTGGTCGTCGTCATGGTCGCAGTACACTTCCACCTTGTCGCCGACCTGGAAGAGATGCTCTTCCTCGGGGGGCGATGAGAAGACCACCTTGCCAGGCATAAACGCCACCTCCTCAAAAAGGATCCGCGCAAAGGATGGCTTACCCAGCCCATCCCGGGCCGCGCAGTCGCCCCAATTCTACCCCATCTTGGTCGTGATGGCCTGTTGGAAACGCTCCCGCACGCCTTCAAAGGGAATACGCTGCATGATGGGGTCAAAGAAGCCCTCCACGATGAGCCGCAAGGCCTCTTCTTCCGGGATGCCCCGCGAACGCAGGTAGAACATCTCTTCGGGGTCCACCTTGCCCACCGTGGCGCCATGGGTGCAGCGCACATCGTCGGCCTTGATCTCCAAGCCGGGGATCGAGTCGGCCCGCGCGTGAGGGCTGAGGATCAGGTTGCGATTGGCCTGATAGCCATCGGTGCCTACGGCGCCAGGAGCCACATAGATCATCCCTTGCCAGACGGAGCGACTGCGGTCCTTGAGCGCGCCTTTGTAGAGCAGGTCGCTGGTGGTGTAGGGTGCCAGGTGGTTCTGCTGGGTATCATGGTCCAGGTGCTGCACGCCATCAGTGAAGTAAAAACCCGATACGCGCGCCGTAGCGCCCGGCGCCACCAGGTCCACATCGGTGAAATTCTTGGTCAGATGGCTACCCAGAGCGCCAAACACCCAGTCCAGGGAGGCATCCCTTCCCACGCGGGCCCGCTCGTGGGTAAAGTGCCACATGTGCTCGCCCCAGGATTGCAGTTCCACGAAGCGCAGGCTGGCGCCGTCGGCCACAACAATCTCCACGATGCCCGCGTGGAAGGCCGGCTCATCCTCCGTGGGCGAGGCGCTTTCGTGCACATAAGTCAACGAAGCGCCTTCATCAACCCAGATGACCACATGGTCGATATAGGCCATTCGCGCGCCGGGCCCCCAAACCAGGGTGTGCAGGGGTGCCGTCACCTCTACCCCTTTGGGCACATAGACGAAAACTCCGTTGCGCGCCAAGGCAGCCGCCAGAGCGGCAAATTTGCCTTCTTCGGGGCGCACTACCCGCCCCAACACCTGCATAAGCAACTCGGTGTGCTTCTGCTCGGCAGTGGCCAGATCCACAAACAGCACCCCCTGGGCTTCCAAATCGGGGTCCATGTGCCGCTCCACCCCGTGCGGGGAGAGCACCAGGTGTCCCCCGTGGCGGTCACCCACCAGGGGGCGGGTCAATTCCTTAGGGGCCGGGGGCACCCCTTCGAGGTCCGAGGCAGCGGGGAAACGGAAAGTATTT
It encodes:
- a CDS encoding lysophospholipid acyltransferase family protein is translated as MDLQAFTNSRYGVALALFLARSLPPWAGYWVGRRLANLIYRFRHSTIVQAVRVNQYVVSRGKLRGAALEARVRQVLHHGARCQYDFYHYLADPQAIRAKVHLDEKALDLIQRSQKAQRGVVVVAPHLSNFDLGMLAMGYSGLQALVLAIASPTSGYQWQNEIRQRSGLEVTPIGPDTLRDALRRLRQGGVVATGVDRPVPGKKETLTFFGRPAALPVGHVRMAMDAQVPIQVISISMTPDGQYHLRLSEPIEMEQTGDRKRDIRANAQQVLAEVEAHICQHPEQWLMYYPVWPDALQELT
- a CDS encoding phosphatase PAP2 family protein, which translates into the protein MNGTGWMLLGGTLFVLGLAHRLPVAAQADTRLFVLLHRPLSRGRWPRFFRVLWLWGTSPPTLAFLLVLAWRLRPWWAAPAIYLLAAAGERAVKLTLRRPRPFRALPEAHLQQPRVPHDPSFPSGDALRVWFLTLTLSATFPGQTWLPPLLALLALLVSLGRIALGAHYPLDVLAGSGLGLLSGGAVLWLLGMG
- a CDS encoding non-heme iron oxygenase ferredoxin subunit, whose translation is MAETRYTFYEVASLDEIPPGERLLLEIEGFLITLFNVSGELFAVDDTCSHEDCSLGEGDLEGYEIICPCHFARFDIRTGKVLAPPAVVDIATYPVRVENGKVFVGVPEEAT
- a CDS encoding SUF system NifU family Fe-S cluster assembly protein; its protein translation is MEDLYREVIIDRYKNPRFRGRLDPHDIVFEDDNPTCGDHIHIELQVDEQGRVRAARFDGHGCTISQASADLLMEHIQGKTLDELKALTKEDILALLGIQLGPVRLKCALLPLKVLKAGVYGLSKEQVSDDLVE
- a CDS encoding cysteine desulfurase, which codes for MPKPDFSAILDVPRIRQDFPVLQREVRPGVPLVYLDSTATSQKPRQVVEAVADFYLHHNANIHRGIHTLAEEATAAYEEARAKVARFINAASPREIVFVRNATEAINLVAYAWGRANLQPGDVVLLTEMEHHANLVPWQILAAERDIRLEFMPVTPEGLLDLDALPRLLAMEPKMVAFSGMSNVTGVITPAAEITRQAHEAGAVVLLDGAQLVPHVPVDVQALGVDFMAFSGHKMLGPTGVGVLYGRRDLLETMPPFLGGGDMIRRVELRSFVANEVPHKFEAGTPPIAEAVGLGAAIDYLNAIGMDKIAAYEHAIGAYALERLREVPGLRIFGPDIEHKGAVFAFWLEEAHPHDVAQVLDYYGIAVRAGHHCAQPLHAQFRVLATARASFYLYNTPEEVDKLMDALYKVKEMFG
- a CDS encoding MjaI family restriction endonuclease; the protein is MAKEWILNMATNRWGLNKKRSVGPVSEWIREAAPRTEEEWEQAYYQRLAEMLQHRGVPLSPQAYLHSLGERLFVKVTEVVRAEIEEVTLEDCIAYIHNLALCDAFYGF
- a CDS encoding site-specific DNA-methyltransferase; the encoded protein is MSSLEIRIVQADSRVMPELADSSIDLVVTSPPYWHLKDYGVPGQLGYGQSLHEYLRDLYRVWAETFRVLRPGRRLCINIGDQFARSVVYGRYKVIPLHAEVIAQCEQIGFDYLGAIIWQKRTTMNTTGGATVMGSYPFPPNGIVEIDYEYILLFKKPGRSLRVPAEVKEASQLSKEEWKTYFSAHWAFGGARQVEHEAVFPPELPRRLIRMFSFVGETVLDPFAGSGTTLEQAVRLGRNTVGYEINPRFVEVIRQRLAAVVSPMFGPHMRFEVRHENPPLPPVDYTPRIQDARPKVSPDKLRFGPKALYRVRRAEADGTLVLDTDLRVRLLGVEVTDSEGFAAYAQRYLYGKQVFLKFDAPEHAVEKSEQVRAYVYLKNRIFVNAYLLKAGLARPSGEAHRLSRRFATLWQERQQRGNGRHG
- a CDS encoding aminotransferase class I/II-fold pyridoxal phosphate-dependent enzyme yields the protein MDLFAKVAEFTEAKEAMAAGYYPYFIPLDENEGTEVTYKGHRLIMCGSNNYLGLTTHPKVREAAIEAIRKYGTSNTGSRFLNGTLRLHKELEEELADFVGKEAALVFSTGYQTNLGTIQGLVGRHDTVILDRDDHASIVDGSVLSQGRILRFRHNDMADLERVLQKANPEHGRLVVVDGVYSMGGDIAPLPELVRLCRKYGARLMVDDAHSMGVLGPQGNGTAAHFGLTDEMDLIMSTFSKSFASLGGFIAGDADVVHYIQHFGRSMIFSASIPPANVAAARAALQIMKEEPERRERLWQIARRMKRELSAMGWDTGNSETPIVPIIVGDDMKTIFLWKRLFEEGVFVNPVLPPAVPPNRSLLRTSYMATHTDAQLDRVLEVFHKVGWELGLIG
- the sufD gene encoding Fe-S cluster assembly protein SufD; protein product: MTAKAKVVVRKARSRHKGALTIPWHAEDIRAGAETVAAFRREAWARFQTLPWPTTKDEPWRRTDISGLELNTFRFPAASDLEGVPPAPKELTRPLVGDRHGGHLVLSPHGVERHMDPDLEAQGVLFVDLATAEQKHTELLMQVLGRVVRPEEGKFAALAAALARNGVFVYVPKGVEVTAPLHTLVWGPGARMAYIDHVVIWVDEGASLTYVHESASPTEDEPAFHAGIVEIVVADGASLRFVELQSWGEHMWHFTHERARVGRDASLDWVFGALGSHLTKNFTDVDLVAPGATARVSGFYFTDGVQHLDHDTQQNHLAPYTTSDLLYKGALKDRSRSVWQGMIYVAPGAVGTDGYQANRNLILSPHARADSIPGLEIKADDVRCTHGATVGKVDPEEMFYLRSRGIPEEEALRLIVEGFFDPIMQRIPFEGVRERFQQAITTKMG